One segment of Methanolinea mesophila DNA contains the following:
- the purL gene encoding phosphoribosylformylglycinamidine synthase subunit PurL, whose product MLSTEDQEIIRKSLGREPTDVETACFENLWSEHCSYRSTRHLLKTLPTTGDAVLLGPGDDAAIVRYDEDLALAVGMESHNHPSYVDPHDGAATGVGGIVRDVLSMGARPVALMDPLYFGPLDREKNRYLLEHVIDGIGGYGNCIGVPVVRGDLVFDEGFNGNPLVNVVCVGIVHPDRYITARVKKPGSRLVLIGASTGRDGLGGASFASRDLSEDSEATDRPSVQIGDPFTEKLLIDAILEMAETGKILSCRDLGAAGLAGASSEMCSTFGGRLRADRVHLREPGMKPVEIMLAESQERMLIEVDPSDVPLMGKIAEKYDLGWSDIGEVIAEHRYIVEFNGKTVADIPLDLLVGGTPGCSWEKKSYNAVKPFTMPAGDLESLALKVLSFPEVASRQWVVEQYDHDVQIRTVTLAGDAAVLRLGNGGLALSCGCNPRHIYLSPYAGAANAVLENAANLACVGATPLCIVNCLNFASPVHPEIYWQLEQSVLGMGAMARTLGTPVVGGNVSLYNESDEMGTQIKPTPSIGMLGKCEVRHPARPSDGWVLALAGDTGDHFGGSVLDAVTGCGGAPPPQADPRLLLAIRDLMTRGRDIAVTDLSQGGLIAALSDLAPCADITLRGPLVKMLFAETYGRFLVACRDERALEGLAATRIGEIGGDSLILRSGSEKVVIEQDALTRARNSLSAILRH is encoded by the coding sequence ATGCTATCCACCGAGGACCAGGAGATCATCAGGAAGTCCCTGGGACGAGAGCCCACCGATGTCGAGACCGCCTGCTTTGAGAACCTTTGGAGCGAGCACTGCAGCTACCGCTCGACGAGGCACCTCTTAAAGACCCTCCCCACTACCGGGGATGCGGTGCTCCTCGGGCCGGGTGATGATGCGGCGATCGTACGGTACGACGAGGACCTGGCGCTCGCGGTGGGTATGGAAAGCCACAATCACCCGAGTTACGTCGATCCGCACGATGGTGCGGCGACGGGCGTAGGCGGTATCGTCAGGGATGTGCTCTCCATGGGCGCCCGGCCGGTTGCGCTCATGGACCCGCTGTATTTCGGACCACTCGACAGAGAGAAGAACAGGTATCTCCTGGAGCACGTGATCGACGGGATCGGCGGATACGGCAACTGTATCGGGGTGCCGGTAGTGAGGGGAGACCTGGTTTTTGACGAAGGGTTCAACGGAAATCCCCTGGTAAACGTGGTCTGCGTGGGGATCGTACATCCTGACCGTTACATCACCGCCCGTGTGAAGAAACCGGGCAGCCGCCTGGTGCTGATCGGTGCCTCTACCGGAAGGGACGGCCTGGGCGGCGCCTCTTTCGCCTCGCGGGACCTCTCCGAGGACTCCGAGGCGACCGACCGGCCCAGTGTCCAGATCGGAGACCCTTTTACCGAGAAACTCCTCATCGACGCAATTCTCGAGATGGCGGAGACCGGGAAGATCCTCTCGTGCAGGGACCTCGGTGCTGCGGGCCTGGCAGGTGCGTCCAGCGAGATGTGCAGCACGTTCGGAGGAAGGCTCCGCGCCGACAGGGTGCATCTGCGTGAGCCGGGGATGAAGCCGGTCGAGATCATGCTTGCCGAATCGCAGGAGAGGATGCTCATAGAGGTCGATCCTTCGGATGTACCCCTCATGGGGAAGATCGCGGAGAAGTACGATCTCGGGTGGAGCGATATCGGGGAGGTTATCGCGGAACACCGCTATATCGTGGAGTTTAATGGAAAAACGGTGGCTGATATTCCTCTTGATCTCCTTGTAGGGGGAACTCCGGGCTGCAGCTGGGAGAAAAAATCTTACAACGCGGTAAAACCGTTTACCATGCCCGCAGGGGACCTGGAGTCCCTTGCGCTCAAAGTCCTCTCGTTCCCTGAAGTCGCCTCGCGGCAGTGGGTTGTCGAACAATACGACCATGATGTGCAGATCAGGACCGTGACGCTCGCCGGGGACGCCGCGGTGCTCAGGCTCGGGAACGGCGGCCTTGCCCTCTCCTGCGGGTGCAATCCCCGGCACATCTATCTCTCACCTTATGCCGGGGCCGCGAATGCGGTGCTCGAGAACGCCGCGAACCTGGCCTGCGTCGGCGCCACCCCGCTCTGCATCGTAAACTGTCTCAACTTCGCCAGCCCGGTCCACCCCGAGATCTACTGGCAGCTCGAACAATCCGTTCTCGGGATGGGGGCCATGGCCCGCACGCTGGGGACTCCTGTTGTGGGAGGTAACGTATCGCTCTACAACGAGAGCGACGAGATGGGCACCCAGATCAAACCCACCCCGTCGATTGGGATGCTCGGGAAATGCGAGGTGCGGCACCCGGCGCGCCCTTCCGACGGCTGGGTACTCGCTCTGGCAGGAGATACCGGCGACCATTTCGGAGGGTCCGTCCTGGACGCGGTTACCGGGTGCGGAGGCGCCCCCCCGCCGCAGGCCGATCCCCGGCTCCTCCTGGCGATCAGGGATCTGATGACCAGGGGACGCGATATCGCGGTGACCGATCTCTCCCAGGGGGGCCTGATCGCCGCACTTTCAGACCTTGCACCCTGCGCAGACATCACGCTCCGGGGTCCGCTGGTGAAGATGCTCTTCGCAGAGACCTACGGCCGGTTCCTCGTCGCGTGTCGGGACGAGAGAGCACTCGAGGGGCTGGCTGCAACGCGTATCGGTGAGATCGGGGGTGACTCGCTCATTCTGCGGAGCGGTTCAGAGAAGGTCGTCATCGAACAGGACGCGCTCACCCGGGCACGAAATTCCCTCTCGGCGATCCTGCGGCATTAA
- the ilvC gene encoding ketol-acid reductoisomerase has protein sequence MMKKFYESDADLNVLSGKKVAVIGYGSQGRGQALNLKDSGVNVIIGLRPGKSWKAASEEGFSVHPVPEAVKAADVVQVLVPDEMQGALYRQEIMPHLAENKCLMFSHGFNIHFGQIVPPPTVDVVMVAPKGPGHMVRRQYEEGKGVPALIAVHQNYTGHAHEIALAYAKGIGATRAVVLETTFREETETDLFGEQAVLCGGITSLIKAGFETLVDAGYAPEMAYLEVLHETKLIVDLIYEGGFTKMRSAISNTAQYGDLTRGPRVIGPEAYVAMQEILREIQDGEFAREWMLENLVNRPVFNALTKADEEHLVEIVGKEVRDLMPQFKKK, from the coding sequence ATGATGAAAAAATTTTATGAATCCGATGCCGACCTGAACGTCCTTTCGGGCAAAAAGGTGGCAGTTATCGGATACGGCTCCCAGGGGAGAGGACAGGCACTGAACCTCAAGGATAGCGGAGTCAATGTGATCATCGGGCTTCGTCCGGGAAAGAGCTGGAAGGCCGCGAGCGAAGAGGGTTTCAGCGTACATCCTGTCCCGGAAGCGGTAAAGGCCGCGGATGTAGTCCAGGTGCTCGTCCCCGATGAGATGCAGGGCGCGCTGTACCGGCAGGAGATCATGCCCCACCTCGCCGAGAACAAATGCCTCATGTTCTCCCATGGGTTCAACATCCATTTCGGACAGATTGTGCCCCCGCCCACGGTCGACGTAGTGATGGTCGCTCCCAAGGGCCCCGGACACATGGTGCGCAGGCAGTACGAAGAGGGGAAAGGGGTCCCCGCCCTGATTGCAGTGCACCAGAACTATACCGGCCATGCCCACGAGATTGCCCTCGCCTATGCCAAGGGGATAGGCGCGACCCGCGCGGTGGTGCTTGAAACGACCTTCCGCGAGGAGACCGAGACCGATCTCTTCGGAGAGCAGGCGGTACTGTGCGGGGGTATCACCTCCCTGATCAAAGCGGGGTTCGAGACCCTCGTCGATGCGGGATATGCTCCGGAGATGGCGTACCTCGAGGTGCTCCATGAGACCAAGCTGATCGTGGACCTTATCTACGAAGGTGGCTTTACCAAAATGCGAAGCGCAATCAGCAATACCGCACAATACGGCGACCTTACCCGGGGCCCCAGGGTTATCGGCCCCGAGGCGTATGTCGCCATGCAGGAGATCCTGCGCGAGATCCAGGACGGGGAGTTCGCCCGGGAGTGGATGCTCGAGAACCTGGTAAACCGCCCGGTTTTCAATGCGCTGACCAAGGCCGACGAGGAACACCTGGTTGAGATCGTGGGAAAAGAGGTCCGGGACCTCATGCCCCAGTTCAAGAAGAAATAG
- the mptA gene encoding GTP cyclohydrolase MptA has protein sequence MPDVQSTTPDVRINLTRVGVKNVKKLVEVSRPDKRPVIFISTFDVFVDLPGSLKGANLSRNFEVIDEVLQQAIDGDVKEIEDLCSIVARKLLDRHEYADRTEVLMQSQFMVKRETPVSHTSCHEVVTVHARAVARRTFREPIVRKSIGAEVTGMTACPCAQNIMKERAMYVLQDLGVEDETVEKFLEKVPMATHNQRGRGFLCIEIDDDQHLKLEKIIRILKESMSASIYELLKRGDESYVVLSAHNNPRFVEDCVRECAKKVLAEFSYLPGDSLITIKQTNEESIHQHDAYAERKATMAELFVELNGEHQ, from the coding sequence CTGCCGGATGTGCAATCCACTACTCCGGACGTGAGGATCAACCTCACCCGCGTAGGCGTAAAAAACGTTAAAAAACTGGTAGAAGTCTCCAGGCCGGATAAAAGGCCTGTAATATTTATCTCCACCTTTGATGTTTTTGTGGACCTTCCCGGCAGCCTGAAGGGGGCGAACCTCTCCAGAAATTTTGAAGTGATCGACGAGGTCCTGCAGCAGGCCATCGACGGGGATGTAAAAGAGATCGAGGATCTGTGCAGCATCGTTGCCAGGAAACTGCTGGACCGCCACGAGTATGCCGACCGCACCGAGGTGCTCATGCAGAGCCAGTTCATGGTGAAACGCGAGACCCCTGTCTCCCACACCAGCTGCCACGAGGTTGTGACGGTCCACGCCCGCGCCGTGGCCAGGAGGACATTCCGGGAACCCATCGTGAGAAAGAGCATCGGGGCCGAGGTAACCGGCATGACCGCCTGCCCCTGTGCCCAGAATATCATGAAGGAGCGGGCCATGTACGTCCTCCAGGACCTGGGCGTCGAGGACGAAACCGTGGAGAAATTCCTTGAAAAGGTTCCCATGGCCACTCACAACCAGAGGGGAAGAGGATTTCTCTGCATCGAGATTGACGACGACCAGCACTTAAAACTGGAAAAGATCATAAGAATACTCAAGGAATCGATGAGCGCCTCAATCTACGAGCTCCTGAAACGGGGTGACGAGAGTTATGTGGTGCTCTCGGCGCACAACAATCCACGGTTCGTGGAAGATTGCGTCAGGGAGTGCGCAAAGAAAGTCCTCGCCGAGTTCAGTTACCTTCCGGGTGACTCCCTGATCACCATAAAGCAGACCAACGAAGAGAGCATCCATCAGCATGATGCATACGCCGAGAGGAAGGCCACTATGGCGGAACTTTTCGTGGAACTGAATGGGGAGCACCAATAA
- the frhA gene encoding coenzyme F420 hydrogenase subunit alpha, with product MSKVVEISPTTRHEGHSKLVLKVNDEGIIERGDWLSITPVRGVEKLAIGKTMDQVPKIASRVCGICPIAHTLAGIEAMEGSIRCEIPEDAKLLRVILQAANRLHSIALHNILILPDFYIPGTETKINPFTPEEPVRSVAKRIQRIREIGQTIGEIAGGEAVHPSNPRVGGMYKACSERAVYKMYDLAKEGLTLAHQQMEFMLAVLNNMKKRDWTDVAGKQIPLPKTLGYHDLGYMASHPMYASSNLDEIPGWDPDRWTDVRPWDWYMGEVEVSLADPSYPIGGTSPVGTKANPQMEACTGVPLYDGAPVEVGPRARLATYKNFTEKGTWAQHVARQLEYTDCCYTMINALDAYNPSGKVLADCIPQGDGSMGWAANEAPRGCDVHLAKVKDGRVLWYEMLVPTTWNFPTCSRALTGAPWQVAELIVRGYDPCVSCATHMIVVDEDKRIVAQKLIQ from the coding sequence TTGTCGAAAGTTGTAGAGATTTCCCCAACCACGAGGCATGAAGGACATTCCAAGCTCGTCCTCAAGGTGAATGATGAGGGCATCATCGAGCGTGGTGACTGGCTTTCCATTACTCCCGTCAGGGGAGTAGAAAAGCTTGCCATTGGCAAGACCATGGACCAGGTTCCAAAGATTGCATCCCGTGTCTGTGGTATCTGCCCGATTGCCCACACCCTTGCAGGTATCGAAGCGATGGAAGGTTCCATCCGCTGCGAGATCCCCGAGGATGCAAAGCTGCTCCGGGTCATTCTCCAGGCGGCCAACCGCCTGCACAGCATTGCACTGCACAACATCCTGATTCTGCCCGACTTTTACATTCCGGGCACCGAGACCAAGATCAACCCGTTCACTCCCGAAGAACCGGTCCGGAGCGTTGCCAAGCGCATCCAGCGGATCCGTGAGATCGGGCAGACTATCGGTGAGATCGCCGGCGGTGAAGCGGTTCACCCGAGCAACCCCCGTGTGGGTGGGATGTACAAGGCCTGTTCCGAACGGGCGGTCTACAAGATGTACGACCTGGCCAAAGAGGGACTTACCCTTGCCCACCAGCAGATGGAGTTCATGCTGGCCGTGCTGAACAACATGAAGAAGCGCGACTGGACGGACGTTGCCGGGAAGCAGATCCCCCTGCCGAAGACTCTCGGATACCACGACCTGGGCTACATGGCATCGCACCCGATGTATGCAAGCTCCAACCTTGACGAGATCCCCGGGTGGGACCCCGACCGGTGGACCGACGTCAGACCGTGGGACTGGTACATGGGCGAAGTCGAGGTCAGCCTCGCAGATCCGAGCTACCCGATCGGTGGAACCTCGCCTGTCGGCACCAAGGCCAACCCCCAGATGGAGGCCTGCACCGGTGTCCCGCTCTATGACGGCGCACCCGTCGAGGTCGGACCCCGTGCCCGGCTGGCGACCTACAAGAACTTCACTGAGAAGGGAACGTGGGCCCAGCACGTCGCACGTCAGCTCGAATACACCGACTGCTGCTACACTATGATCAATGCACTCGACGCGTACAACCCGTCAGGCAAGGTCCTTGCCGACTGCATCCCCCAGGGTGACGGATCCATGGGCTGGGCGGCAAACGAGGCCCCGCGTGGTTGTGACGTCCACCTGGCAAAGGTCAAGGATGGACGGGTCCTCTGGTACGAGATGCTCGTGCCGACCACCTGGAACTTCCCCACCTGCAGCCGTGCACTGACCGGTGCCCCGTGGCAGGTTGCCGAACTGATCGTCCGGGGATATGACCCGTGCGTCTCCTGTGCGACCCACATGATCGTGGTCGATGAGGACAAGAGGATAGTTGCCCAGAAACTCATCCAGTGA
- the frhD gene encoding coenzyme F420-reducing hydrogenase, FrhD protein: MLFPEIVITGCGNPLFADDGFGPAVVEELQKLQLPDNVKVIDAGLGGPHFIFTLIDPEKTKKLIIIDIADFGAEPGDLTLLRVEDLPAGSYRDAHSWDLTEPLQRLKDRVDITVIGCQPKHVTAPDFELGLTEEVSNAVPKTVRTVLELIGVDYGMAIENLRKEECQRAFGES, encoded by the coding sequence ATGCTGTTTCCAGAGATCGTAATCACAGGGTGCGGAAATCCCCTGTTCGCTGACGATGGGTTCGGTCCTGCCGTAGTGGAGGAACTGCAAAAACTCCAACTTCCCGACAATGTCAAGGTGATCGATGCCGGCCTCGGAGGCCCGCATTTCATTTTCACCCTGATTGACCCGGAAAAAACGAAGAAGTTGATAATTATCGATATCGCTGACTTCGGTGCGGAACCGGGCGACCTTACGTTGCTCAGGGTGGAAGACCTTCCAGCGGGGAGTTATCGGGACGCCCATTCATGGGACCTGACCGAGCCGTTGCAAAGGCTCAAAGATCGTGTGGATATTACGGTCATCGGATGCCAGCCAAAGCATGTTACTGCCCCCGATTTTGAATTGGGGCTCACTGAAGAGGTTTCAAATGCAGTACCCAAAACAGTACGGACTGTACTGGAATTAATTGGGGTGGACTATGGGATGGCTATCGAGAATCTTCGGAAAGAAGAATGCCAGCGAGCCTTCGGCGAAAGCTGA